Below is a window of Undibacterium sp. YM2 DNA.
GTACTGAATTACATCAGCTCGCACGATGATGGCGGGCCATTTGATCTCTTGCGCCAAAAGCCATTTGAATCTGCCAATAAACTCTTACTCAGTCCTGGCGCTGCGCAGATTTATTATGGTGATGAAACTGCACGCTCGCTGAATGTCGCTGGCGCGCAAGGCGACGCAACTTTGCGCTCTTTCATGAACTGGGATGAGCTTGCAAAGAATGCCAGCCGTGACGGTTGCCGCATTGCTGAAGTGCGCCAGCACTGGAGTCGCCTGGGTTTGTTCCGGCGTGCCCATCCTGCCATAGGAGCGGGTCTGCACGAAAAACTCGCTGAGCAGCCCTATACCTTCAAGCGCACTTATGAAAAGAACGGTATCAGCGACAAAGTAGTGGTTGCACTGGATATCCCCGCGAACAGCAATCCTGCCATCAGCGTCGCAGGCGTGTTTGCCGATGGACAAAAACTGCGCGACCATTATTCTGGCAAGACAGCCACAGTCGTCAATGGCAAGGTGCAATTCAATAGCGGCTTGAGCACGATATTGATCGCGCCCTAGTATGCTCTGGTAAAAATAATTCGAGACAGCATGAAAAAAACAAGCATAGTCAAACTGAATATCTTTGCGACTGCAGTTTTTGCATTGGTGAGTACAGTCCAGGCGCAAAATTCTGCACGCACTATCGTGTCAGTCAGCAAGCAGGCTGAGCATCTGGAAATCAAGACCAATGATGGTCGCTACATCTTGAAGCCTTACAGTGACAAGATCATGGAAACCAGTTTTATTCCTGCTGCTGAAAAATTCAATCCGGCTTCGCATACTGTCGTCTTGTCGCCGGTGCGCGTCAAGACCAGTTTCAAAGAAACAGCAAACGGCATACAGTATGTCGCCGGTGACATCAGTGTCAGCATCACCAAATCACCGCTGCAAATTGCCTATGCATACAAGGGCAAGCCCTTACTGTCAGAAAAAAATGGCTATAGCAAAACCATAGATGCAGAAGTGTTGGACTTTAACCTCGATACCAGCGAAGCCCTGTATGGTGGTGGTGCGCGCGCGCTGGGTATGAACCGTCGCGGCAATCGCCTGCCTTTGTACAACAAGGCACACTATGGCTATGAAGAGCGCTCAGAGCAAATGAATTTTTCCATGCCGCTGGTATTTTCATCGAAGATGTATGGCCTGCATTTTGATAATGCAGCAATAGGCCAGCTTGACCTCGACAGCAAGAAAAACAATGTACTCGCGTATGAAACCATTAGTGGCCGCAAGACTTACCAGGTCATCGCTGGTGACAGCTGGGCCGACATCGTCAGCAATTACACCAGCCTGACTGGGCGTCAGCCTTTGCCACCGCGCTGGACTTTTGGCAATTTCGCCAGCCGCTTTGGTTATCACAATGAGGCAGAAGCACGCAGCATACTGGATAAATTCCGCGCTGAAAAAATCCCTGTCGATGCCATCATCTTTGACCTCTACTGGTTTGGCAAGGATATCAAGGGCACGATGGGTAATCTTGAATTTGATAAAGACAGCTTTCCCAATCCCAAGGGCATGATTGCTGATTTTGCCCAGCAAGGTATCAAGACTGTGTTGATTACCGAGCCTTTTATTTTGACGACTTCAAAAAAATGGCAAGAGGCTGTTGATAAAAATATTCTGGCCACCGACAAGCAGGGCAAGCCATTTACCTATGATTTTTATTTTGGTAATACTGGCCTCATCGATATCTTCAATCCGCCCGCGCAAGACTGGTTCTGGGCTATCTATAAAGACCTGAAGAATATGGGCGTGGCTGGCTGGTGGGGTGATCTGGGGGAGCCGGAAGTTCACCCATCGGCCTTGCAGCACAAGACGGGCAGTGCCGATGAATTGCATAATCTCTATGGTCATAACTGGGCCAAACTGATTGCTGATGGCTACAAGAAAGACTACCCAAATCAGCGGCCTTTCATTCTCATGCGTTCCGGCTATTCAGGTTCACAAAGACTGGGCATGATACCGTGGTCGGGCGATGTCAATCGCACCTGGGGCGGATTGCGTTCACAACCTGAGATCGCCTTGCAGATGGGCATGCAAGGCATGGCCTATATGCATTCCGACCTCGGTGGTTTTGCCGGTGCCAATCTGGATGATGAGTTGTATGCACGCTGGTTGCAGTATGGCGTGTTCCAGCCTGTGTTCCGCCCCCATGCGCAAGAGGAGGTGGCGTCTGAACCGGTCTTGCGTGAAGCCAAGACCAAGGCCTTGGCCAAGGCGGCCATAGAATTGCGTTACCGCATGCTGCCGTATAACTATACCCTGGCATTTGAGAATAGCCAGCACGGCCTGCCTTTCATGCGTCCGCTATTTTATGCGGAACCTCAAAACCAGAAACTGCAAACCGTGGCTGACACTTATCTGTGGGGTGACAGTTTCCTAATTCATCCTGTTATGAAGGCAGGTGAAAAAGAAGCCAGCGTGTATTTCCCGGCAGGCAGTACCTGGTTTGATTTTTATACTGGTCAGCAACATCAGGGTGGTTCGACTGACACAATAAACGTGGAGCAAGACCATATCCCGGTGTTCGTGCGTGCTGGCGCTTTTGTACCCATGAGCCCGCTGGTCCAGAATACCCGTGACTATTCAGCAAAAAAACTGGAACTGCATTACTACCATGATGCCTCAGTCAAAAAGTCGGCAGGCAAGCTGTATGACGATGATGGCGAGACTGCGAATGCTTTTGAGAAGGGGGCTTACACCCTCATGTATTTCCATAGTCAGGCAAATACTGAGGAGTTGAAAATCAGTCTGAGAACAGAAACCGGCAAGAGTGCTGAGGCGGTGGGTAGGGACATTGCACTGCATATACACAATATTGCCAGTAAACCGGTATCAGTAAGCCTGCTAGGCAAAGCGGCACCTTTCAGCTGGGATCAAGCCAAAAAACAGTTACTTATTGATGCGCACTGGTTAAAAAATAGCAAGGCAGAGCTATCAATAAAGTTAAGTAAATGATATTGTCATGCCCGTTTACAGGTGGATGCACGCAGCTTGCCATGGCAAGTACAGATTTGGGACATGAATTTGCAGGTGTTTGTGGTAAATTGCGTGATTGCATTCTCTGTAAGACAATAGGCAGTAAACCGTATATATGAAGACAGCATGACGACAGAACACGCACTTGTAGAACATGGTAGCGCGGCAGGTTTTTCCAGTGGCCCGCGCTTGTTGGCAGATATAGGCGCTACCCATGCGCGCTTGACACTTGAGTCTTCACCGGGTGTGTTTGAATCCGTCAAGGTCTTGAAGTGCGATGAATACGCTGACATCATGGCTTTGCTGCGCGCCTATCTTTCTACTGTGCCTGCCAGCAAAGTCCATCATGCTGCATTTGCACTGGCTAACCCTATCGACGGTGACCAGGTCAGAATGACCAACCGCGACTGGGCATTTTCCATCGAAGATGTGCGCCGTGAATTTGGCTTATACACTCTCCTCATCGTCAATGATTTTACTGCACTGGCCATGTCCTTGCCGGGTTTGCAGGCCAAAGACCTGATGCAGGTGGGTGGTGGTACACCAGTGCCCAAATCCGTTATTGGCGTCCTGGGGCCTGGTACTGGCCTGGGTGTGTCTGGTCTTATTCCTACCTCAGATGGCTTCGTCACCTTGGGTAGTGAAGGCGGACACGTCAATTTCGCGCCGGTGGATGAGCGTGAATATGCGATTTTGCAATTTGCCTGGAAAGAATGGCCGCATGTCTCTACCGAGCGTCTGATTTCCGGCCCTGGTATGGAATTGATTTACCGTGCCCTGGCTGACAGGAATAACAAGAAAGTCCAGGCCCTGCCCGCGCAAGACATCATGCGCGGTGCCCTCGCTGATGCGGATGAGCTGTGCCTGGAAACTCTGGAATGCTTTTGCGGCATGCTGGGCAGCTTCAGTGCCAATCTCGCTGTAACCCTCGGTGCTTTTGGTGGTATTTATATAGGTGGAGGCATCGTCCCGCTGATGGGTGATTATTTCGCTACTTCCGCCTTTCGTACCCGTTTTGAAGCCAAGGGACGCTTCAGTAGCTACCTGGCGCAAATCCCTACCTTCGTCATTACCACGCCCAACCCGGCGTTTTATGGCGTGTCGGCGATTTTGTCTGAGCACTTGCGTGGCCGCAGCGGTGACAGTTCATTGATGGACCGCATACAGCAAATCCAGGCAGAGCTGACGCCGGCAGAGCGCCGCGTCGCTACCCTGGTGCTGGAAAACCCGCGCACGGTATTGAATGAAGCCATTGCAGAGATAGCCCGCCTGGCCGATGTCAGCCAGCCCACCGTCATCCGCTTTTGTCGGTCGCTGGGCTTCCTCGGTCTTGCTGACTTCAAACTCAAGTTTGCCAGCAGCCTGACCGGCACGATACCTGTACGCCATAGCCAGGTACGTATGAGCGACAGCACGCATGATCTGAGCGCCAAGGTCATCGATAACACTGTGTCGGCGATTTTGAATTTCCGTGATCAGCTCGATGTACGCTCGCTTGATCAGGCAATTGCCCTGTTGCGCAAGGCAAACAAGGTAGAATTTTATGCCATGGGCAATTCGCGTGCAGTGGCGCTGGATGGCCAGCATAAATTCTTCCGCTTCCGCATTCCTACCGCGTCTTATGGTGATGCACATTTGTTTTCCATGGCGGCAGAATTGCTGAACCCTGGCGATGTGGTTATTGTAGTCTCGAATTCCGGCAAGCTGCCAGAGTTGCTGAAAGCCGTTGATGCTGCCCGCCTGGCCGGGGCAGACGTGATTGCGATCACGCCTAATCAGTCACCACTGGCGAAGAAGGCAACAGTCTGTCTGGCGGTCAATCATACTGAGGACAATGCAACCTTTTTGTCCATGATTTCACGCATACTGCAATTATTGCTGATTGATATTATCGCGGTAGGTTTGTCGGTTGATACACCTGAAACCGAAGGGCATGGCGATGACGTCAAGCGCAAGGAGTTATCGCGTTTCAGTAATTTGCTGATTTCCCACCTGGACAGCTGATTAGGCCTTAATCTAGGCGATGCAGCTTGCCTGAGCAGTCTGGCTGCTGTTATTGTTTTGCCTTTCATCTTCGTGGACAGGCATGTTGGCTCTTGATCCCTTGGTCTTGCTCGATGCGGCTTTGCGCGGTACGCTGCTGGCTTTGCTGTTGCTGCTGTCCGCCATACTGGGCCGTGACCGCCCGCAATTGCTGGTAGTGCGCTCAGGTATCGCACTTTGCCTGGGGCTGGCGGTGCAGGTGATCAGTGCCACTCCCTGGATAGAAGCCACGGTGCCACGTCTGTGGCAAGCACCACTGGTGGCGATTTCTGTTGCGAACGCCGTACTGTTCTGGGTATTTGTGCAAGCCCTGTTCGATGATGACTATGCATTGCGG
It encodes the following:
- a CDS encoding TIM-barrel domain-containing protein; protein product: MKKTSIVKLNIFATAVFALVSTVQAQNSARTIVSVSKQAEHLEIKTNDGRYILKPYSDKIMETSFIPAAEKFNPASHTVVLSPVRVKTSFKETANGIQYVAGDISVSITKSPLQIAYAYKGKPLLSEKNGYSKTIDAEVLDFNLDTSEALYGGGARALGMNRRGNRLPLYNKAHYGYEERSEQMNFSMPLVFSSKMYGLHFDNAAIGQLDLDSKKNNVLAYETISGRKTYQVIAGDSWADIVSNYTSLTGRQPLPPRWTFGNFASRFGYHNEAEARSILDKFRAEKIPVDAIIFDLYWFGKDIKGTMGNLEFDKDSFPNPKGMIADFAQQGIKTVLITEPFILTTSKKWQEAVDKNILATDKQGKPFTYDFYFGNTGLIDIFNPPAQDWFWAIYKDLKNMGVAGWWGDLGEPEVHPSALQHKTGSADELHNLYGHNWAKLIADGYKKDYPNQRPFILMRSGYSGSQRLGMIPWSGDVNRTWGGLRSQPEIALQMGMQGMAYMHSDLGGFAGANLDDELYARWLQYGVFQPVFRPHAQEEVASEPVLREAKTKALAKAAIELRYRMLPYNYTLAFENSQHGLPFMRPLFYAEPQNQKLQTVADTYLWGDSFLIHPVMKAGEKEASVYFPAGSTWFDFYTGQQHQGGSTDTINVEQDHIPVFVRAGAFVPMSPLVQNTRDYSAKKLELHYYHDASVKKSAGKLYDDDGETANAFEKGAYTLMYFHSQANTEELKISLRTETGKSAEAVGRDIALHIHNIASKPVSVSLLGKAAPFSWDQAKKQLLIDAHWLKNSKAELSIKLSK
- a CDS encoding glucokinase, with the protein product MTTEHALVEHGSAAGFSSGPRLLADIGATHARLTLESSPGVFESVKVLKCDEYADIMALLRAYLSTVPASKVHHAAFALANPIDGDQVRMTNRDWAFSIEDVRREFGLYTLLIVNDFTALAMSLPGLQAKDLMQVGGGTPVPKSVIGVLGPGTGLGVSGLIPTSDGFVTLGSEGGHVNFAPVDEREYAILQFAWKEWPHVSTERLISGPGMELIYRALADRNNKKVQALPAQDIMRGALADADELCLETLECFCGMLGSFSANLAVTLGAFGGIYIGGGIVPLMGDYFATSAFRTRFEAKGRFSSYLAQIPTFVITTPNPAFYGVSAILSEHLRGRSGDSSLMDRIQQIQAELTPAERRVATLVLENPRTVLNEAIAEIARLADVSQPTVIRFCRSLGFLGLADFKLKFASSLTGTIPVRHSQVRMSDSTHDLSAKVIDNTVSAILNFRDQLDVRSLDQAIALLRKANKVEFYAMGNSRAVALDGQHKFFRFRIPTASYGDAHLFSMAAELLNPGDVVIVVSNSGKLPELLKAVDAARLAGADVIAITPNQSPLAKKATVCLAVNHTEDNATFLSMISRILQLLLIDIIAVGLSVDTPETEGHGDDVKRKELSRFSNLLISHLDS